In Scophthalmus maximus strain ysfricsl-2021 chromosome 5, ASM2237912v1, whole genome shotgun sequence, a single window of DNA contains:
- the LOC118311259 gene encoding serine/arginine-rich splicing factor 11 isoform X2 produces MANAGIGGNPFGPNMDALAAFGFPGTNMNSQAADQLLKFMTDPKMNPLAAGLNLNSAMKAEAQNKEIEEAMKRVREAQSLISAAIEPGNKESKKKHSRSRSRSRRRRSRSRSRHRRTRSRSRRRSNSRTKKRSKSPRRRHIHSRDQSRRSPSRSRDRKKDDTGRRRSKTPPKSYSTARRSSSVSRKRRRSRSQSRSPVKKSPKKRISRSPSPRRHKKEKKRDKERDRDRDRKTDKDRSREEHEHSSSKKKKSKDKEREWERKSDGEKGDVKITRDYDEEEQGYDSEKERERRKDSEGSALSPRSVEGNGTARSAKQAKVNGADDHHEEDMDVSD; encoded by the exons ATGGCCAACGCTGGT aTCGGAGGGAACCCTTTTGGTCCGAACATGGACGCGTTGGCTGCATTTGGCTTCCCTGGAACCAACATGAATTCTCAG GCTGCTGATCAGCTGTTAAAGTTCATGACAGATCCAAA AATGAATCCCCTGGCTGCAGGCTTGAACCTGAATTCAGCCATGAAGGCTGAAGCACAGAATAAAGAAATCGAAGAGGCCATGAAGAGAGTCCGAGAGGCGCAGTCTCTCATTTCGGCTGCTATTGAACCTGGAA ATAAGGAGAGTAAGAAGAAGCACTCTCGGTCCCGGTCGAGGTCCAGGAGGAGGCGCTCCAGATCCCGTTCAAGGCACAG GCGAACTAGAAGCAGATCAAGGCGACGATCGAACTCGAGAACCAAGAAGCGCTCCAAAAGCCCACGCAGGAGACACATCCACTCCAGAGATCAAAGCAGGCGATCACCGAGCAGATCCAG agatagaaagaaagatgaCACTGGGAGAAGAAGATCCAAAACACCACCCAAAAGCTACAGCACAGCCCGGAGGTCCAGCAGTGTGAGCCG GAAACGCAGGAGAAGTCGTAGCCAAAGCCGATCTCCTGTTAAAAAGTCTCCTAAAAAGAGAATCTCCAGGTCGCCGTCTCCGCGaag acacaagaaggagaagaagagggacaaGGAAAGGGACCGTGACCGCGACCGCAAGACTGACAAAGATCGCAGTCGCGAGGAGCACGAACACTCCagcagcaagaaaaagaaaagtaaagacaaagagagagagtgggagaggaaaTCAGATGGCGAGAAAGGAGATGTTAAG atcACCAGGGACTATGACGAAGAAGAACAAGGCTACGACAGcgagaaggagagggagcgaaGGAAGGATTCAGAGGGCTCCGCTCTGTCTCCTAGGTCGGTCGAAGGTAACGGCACGGCGCGGTCTGCGAAACAGGCCAAAGTCAACGGCGCTGACGATCACCACGAAGAAGACATGGACGTCAGTGACTGA
- the LOC118311259 gene encoding serine/arginine-rich splicing factor 11 isoform X1: MNYTTKVVQVTNVSPSTTSEQMRTLFGFLGSIDELKLFPPDDSQMPVTSRVCFVKFQEPESVGVSQHLTNTVFVDRALIVVPFAEGSIPDEAKALSLLAPANAIAGILPGGGLLPTPNPMANAGIGGNPFGPNMDALAAFGFPGTNMNSQAADQLLKFMTDPKMNPLAAGLNLNSAMKAEAQNKEIEEAMKRVREAQSLISAAIEPGNKESKKKHSRSRSRSRRRRSRSRSRHRRTRSRSRRRSNSRTKKRSKSPRRRHIHSRDQSRRSPSRSRDRKKDDTGRRRSKTPPKSYSTARRSSSVSRKRRRSRSQSRSPVKKSPKKRISRSPSPRRHKKEKKRDKERDRDRDRKTDKDRSREEHEHSSSKKKKSKDKEREWERKSDGEKGDVKITRDYDEEEQGYDSEKERERRKDSEGSALSPRSVEGNGTARSAKQAKVNGADDHHEEDMDVSD; this comes from the exons atgaattacaCCACGAAGGTGGTGCAGGTGACGAACGTGTCGCCGAGCACAACATCGGAGCAGATGAGGACGCTGTTCGGCTTTCTGGGATCCATCGACGAGCTGAAGTTATTCCCGCCAGA TGATTCGCAGATGCCGGTGACGTCCCGGGTGTGCTTCGTTAAGTTCCAGGAGCCGGAGTCGGTTGGAGTGTCCCAGCACCTGACCAACACCGTGTTCGTGGACAGAGCGTTGATCGTGGTCCCGTTCGCCGAAG GATCTATTCCAGATGAGGCCAAAGCTTTGTCACTGTTGGCGCCAGCAAATGCTATTGCAGGAATTCTGCCAGGAGGAGGACTTCTCCCAACACCCAACCCCATGGCCAACGCTGGT aTCGGAGGGAACCCTTTTGGTCCGAACATGGACGCGTTGGCTGCATTTGGCTTCCCTGGAACCAACATGAATTCTCAG GCTGCTGATCAGCTGTTAAAGTTCATGACAGATCCAAA AATGAATCCCCTGGCTGCAGGCTTGAACCTGAATTCAGCCATGAAGGCTGAAGCACAGAATAAAGAAATCGAAGAGGCCATGAAGAGAGTCCGAGAGGCGCAGTCTCTCATTTCGGCTGCTATTGAACCTGGAA ATAAGGAGAGTAAGAAGAAGCACTCTCGGTCCCGGTCGAGGTCCAGGAGGAGGCGCTCCAGATCCCGTTCAAGGCACAG GCGAACTAGAAGCAGATCAAGGCGACGATCGAACTCGAGAACCAAGAAGCGCTCCAAAAGCCCACGCAGGAGACACATCCACTCCAGAGATCAAAGCAGGCGATCACCGAGCAGATCCAG agatagaaagaaagatgaCACTGGGAGAAGAAGATCCAAAACACCACCCAAAAGCTACAGCACAGCCCGGAGGTCCAGCAGTGTGAGCCG GAAACGCAGGAGAAGTCGTAGCCAAAGCCGATCTCCTGTTAAAAAGTCTCCTAAAAAGAGAATCTCCAGGTCGCCGTCTCCGCGaag acacaagaaggagaagaagagggacaaGGAAAGGGACCGTGACCGCGACCGCAAGACTGACAAAGATCGCAGTCGCGAGGAGCACGAACACTCCagcagcaagaaaaagaaaagtaaagacaaagagagagagtgggagaggaaaTCAGATGGCGAGAAAGGAGATGTTAAG atcACCAGGGACTATGACGAAGAAGAACAAGGCTACGACAGcgagaaggagagggagcgaaGGAAGGATTCAGAGGGCTCCGCTCTGTCTCCTAGGTCGGTCGAAGGTAACGGCACGGCGCGGTCTGCGAAACAGGCCAAAGTCAACGGCGCTGACGATCACCACGAAGAAGACATGGACGTCAGTGACTGA
- the rpe65a gene encoding retinoid isomerohydrolase: MVSRFEHPAGGYKKIFETCEELSESLPATVIGRIPSFLRGSLLRLGPGLFEVGDEPFYHLFDGQALMHKFDFKNGEVTYLRKFIRTDAYVRAITEKRVVITEFGTFGYPDPCKNIFSRFFSYFKGVEVTDNCLVNVYPVGEDFYAVTETNYITKVNPDTLQTLKKVDMCNYININGVTAHPHIENDGTVYNIGNCMGKGATLAYNVVKIPPTQKDKSDPIEKSKVVVQFPSAERFKPSYVHSFGMSENYIVFVETPVKINLLKFLSAWSIRGSNYMDCFESNESQGTLFHLARKEPGEYIDLKFKGAAIGMFHHINTYEDQGFIVFDLCAWKGFEFVYNYLWLANLRANWEEVKKAAMMAPQPEVRRYVIPLDVHKEEQGKNLVSLPYTTATAVMHADGTIWLEPEVLFSGPRQAFEFPQINYSRFAGKNYTYTYGLGLNHFIPDRICKLDVKTKETWVWQEPDSYPSEPLFVQTPDGVDEDDGVLLTIVAAPGSQRPAYLLILNAKDLSEIARAEVDCSIPVTFHGMYKP, from the exons atggTCAGCCG ATTTGAGCACCCAGCTGGTGGCTACAAGAAGATTTTTGAGACGTGTGAGGAGCTGTCTGAGTCTCTTCCAGCAACAGTTATAG GGAGGATTCCTTCCTTTCTGAGGGGAAGTCTTCTCCGTTTGGGACCTGGACTTTTCGAGGTCGGAGATGAACCTTTCTATCACCTCTTTGATGGACAGGCCCTCATGCATAAATTCGACTTCAAGAACGGTGAAGTGACCTACTTACGAAA GTTCATCAGAACAGATGCTTATGTGCGAGCCATCACAGAGAAGCGCGTGGTGATCACTGAGTTCGGTACATTTGGGTATCCTGATCCCTGCAAAAACATCTTCTCCAG gtttttCTCTTACTTCAAGGGTGTGGAGGTCACAGACAACTGCCTGGTGAACGTCTACCCTGTCGGCGAGGACTTTTATGCTGTAACGGAAACCAACTACATCACTAAAGTAAACCCTGACACGTTGCAGACACTGAAGAAG GTTGACATGTGCAACTACATCAACATTAATGGAGTGACAGCCCACCCTCATATTGAGAATGATGGCACAGTGTATAACATTGGAAACTGCATGGGGAAAGGAGCAACACTGGCCTACAACGTTGTCAAGATCCcacccacacagaaag ATAAGTCCGATCCCATCGAGAAGTCCAAGGTGGTGGTGCAGTTCCCCAGTGCTGAGAGGTTCAAGCCCTCCTATGTGCACAG CTTCGGCATGTCAGAAAACTACATTGTCTTTGTGGAGACCCCGGTGAAAATCAACCTGCTGAAATTCCTGAGCGCCTGGAGCATCCGAGGCTCCAACTACATGGACTGCTTCGAGTCCAACGAGAGCCAAGGA ACCTTGTTCCACCTTGCCAGGAAAGAGCCAGGAGAGTACATCGACCTCAAGTTCAAAGGGGCAGCCATTGGCATGTTTCATCACATAAACACCTACGAGGACCAAGGGTTCATTGTTTTTGACCTGTGCGCTTGGAAAGG ATTTGAGTTTGTTTACAACTACCTCTGGCTGGCCAACCTGAGAGCCAactgggaggaggtgaagaaggcgGCCATGATGGCGCCCCAGCCAGAGGTCCGCAGATACGTCATTCCCCTGGACGTTCACAAG GAGGAGCAAGGGAAGAACCTCGTCAGCCTGCCGTACACCACAGCCACAGCGGTGATGCATGCCGATGGGACCATCTGGCTGGAGCCTGAGGTGCTGTTCTCCGGGCCTCGCCAAG catTTGAGTTCCCTCAAATCAACTACAGCCGGTTTGCAGGGAAGAATTACACCTACACCTATGGCCTGGGTCTCAACCATTTCATTCCAGACAGG ATCTGCAAGTTGGACGTGAAGACCAAGGAGACCTGGGTGTGGCAAGAACCAGACTCCTACCCCTCTGAGCCCCTGTTTGTCCAGACTCCTGATGGggtggatgaggatgatg GTGTGCTGTTGACCATCGTGGCGGCTCCCGGCTCCCAGAGACCAGCATATCTCCTCATCCTCAACGCCAAGGATCTGTCTGAGATCGCCAGGGCAGAGGTGGACTGCAGCATTCCCGTCACCTTCCACGGGATGTACAAACCCTAA
- the LOC118311150 gene encoding RING finger protein 11, producing MGNCLKSPTSDDISLLHESQSDRASFADGTDPDLEPPPPYQEQAHMPMYHPTPSQARLATQLTEEEQIRIAQRIGLIQHLPRGVYDGGQDGSEKKIRECVICMLDFVYGDPIRFLPCMHIYHMDCIDDWLMRSFTCPSCMEPVDAALLSTYETN from the exons ATGGGCAACTGTCTCAAGTCCCCGACATCAGACGACATCTCCCTGCTTCACGAGTCCCAGTCGGACCGGGCGAGCTTCGCGGATGGGACCGATCCGGACCTGGAGCCACCTCCGCCGTACCAG GAGCAGGCTCACATGCCCATGTACCACCCCACACCCAGCCAGGCCCGTCTGGCCACAcagctgacagaggaggagcagattcGCATAGCTCAGCGCATCGGCCTCATCCAGCACCTCCCCAGGGGCGTCTATGATGGAGGGCAGGACGGCTCCGAGAAAAAGATCCGAGA GTGCGTGATCTGCATGCTGGACTTTGTATACGGGGACCCCATCCGGTTCCTACCGTGTATGCACATCTACCACATGGACTGTATAGACGACTGGCTGATGAGATCCTTCACCTGCCCCTCCTGCATGGAGCCCGTGGATGCTGCCCTACTCTCCACCTATGAGACCAACTGA